A single window of Nicotiana tomentosiformis chromosome 1, ASM39032v3, whole genome shotgun sequence DNA harbors:
- the LOC104087496 gene encoding uncharacterized protein, whose protein sequence is MADDFCFFTKDTFIIKPPKKSPLLLRMVVLFFAMICGIYICSICLKQIGSRSSGPVTSIHVVERPCEATNIEPSEKPYLHFPKPKTFSRAECACNPVRFFAILSTQRSGSGWFETLLNSHMNISSNGEIFSVKARKSNASTILETLDKLYNLDFLTSASKNECTAAVGLKWMLNQGLLQHHEEIVEYFKRRGVSAIFLFRRNLLRRMVSILANSYDQNAKMLNGTHKSHVHSPVEAEILASYKPTINTTTLIANLKQVQDMAANALEYFKSTRHIILFYEDIIKNRTILNDVKDFLKVPRMDLHSRQVKIHKGPLSSQVENWSDVEKTLEGTSYESFLHADYKI, encoded by the exons ATGGCTGACGATTTCTGTTTCTTCACCAAG GATACTTTCATAATAAAGCCACCAAAGAAATCTCCATTGCTGCTGAGAATGGTGGTCTTATTTTTTGCAATGATATGTGGAATttatatatgttcaatttgtctGAAACAAATTGGTTCGCGTTCCAGTGGACCGGTCACCAGTATTCATGTGGTTGAAAGGCCATGTGAGGCGACAAATATTGAACCTTCAGAAAAACCTTATCTGCACTTCCCCAAGCCAAAAACTTTTAGCCG GGCTGAGTGTGCTTGTAATCCTGTAAGGTTTTTCGCAATTTTGTCCACTCAGAGATCTGGTAGTGGATGGTTTGAAACATTGTTGAACAGCCATATGAATATAAGCTCTAATGGGGAGATTTTTTCTGTTAAAGCCCGGAAAAGTAATGCATCAACGATTTTGGAAACATTGGACAAACTCTATAACCTAGACTTTTTGACCAGCGCTTCCAAGAATGAATGCACAGCTGCAGTTGGTCTGAAGTGGATGCTTAATCAG GGTCTATTACAGCATCATGAGGAAATTGTTGAGTACTTCAAAAGGAGAGGAGTttctgcaatttttctcttcagAAGAAATCTTTTGCGCAGAATGGTTTCGATACTAGCAAATTCCTATGATCAGAATGCTAAGATGTTAAACGGAACCCATAAGTCTCATGTGCATTCTCCTGTGGAG GCTGAGATACTCGCAAGTTACAAGCCTACGATAAACACAACCACGTTGATCGCTAACCTAAAACAAGTACAGGATATGGCTGCTAACGCTTTGGAGTACTTTAAGAGCACGCGGCATATAATCTTGTTCTATGAGGACATAATAAAAAATCGGACT ATACTGAATGATGTGAAAGATTTCCTGAAAGTTCCAAGAATGGACCTCCATAGTCGTCAAGTGAAGATACACAAGGGGCCATTGTCTTCACAAGTTGAAAATTGGAGCGATGTTGAAAAGACGCTCGAGGGAACATCTTATGAAAGCTTCCTACATGCAGATTACAAAATATAA
- the LOC104087539 gene encoding uncharacterized protein has product MKKFSTKQFYLKLRGTFQKVAWRKLMCNNQGLPKWIFILRLAALGRLYTKDRLFKWGVTQDQFCLLCGQDHESLAHLFFTCETTAQLWKKLLNWIGVTRNPMVWEDELQWGMQHASGSSSRAEVYRMLLAVAVYHVWMERNYRVFQGKQQSIEVVARPIVQEIHFRDSMKVKIAKWLESLNYYPA; this is encoded by the coding sequence ATGAAGAAGTTCTCTACAAAGCAATTTTACTTGAAGTTAAGGGGTACATTCCAGAAAGTAGCATGGAGAAAACTTATGTGTAACAATCAAGGTTTACCCAAATGGATTTTCATATTGAGATTGGCTGCACTTGGGAGATTGTATACAAAAGATAGATTATTCAAGTGGGGTGTGACTCAAGATCAATTTTGTCTCTTATGCGGGCAAGACCATGAAAGCTTGGCCCATTTGTTCTTTACCTGTGAGACCACTGCACAACTCTGGAAGAAGCTGCTCAACTGGATAGGTGTCACTAGAAATCCAATGGTCTGGGAAGATGAACTACAGTGGGGGATGCAACATGCTAGTGGGAGCAGTTCAAGAGCTGAGGTATACAGAATGCTACTAGCGGTTGCTGTTTATCATGTGTGGATGGAAAGGAATTATAGAGTGTTTCAAGGCAAGCAGCAGAGTATTGAGGTAGTGGCAAGACCTATAGTTCAAGAAATCCATTTTAGAGATTCAATGAAGGTGAAGATTGCAAAGTGGCTTGAGAGCTTAAACTACTACCCGGCCTAA